The Spirochaeta isovalerica genome includes a window with the following:
- a CDS encoding ABC transporter ATP-binding protein yields the protein MSVAIDIKNALKKYGDNVIIPDLSLKIKDGEFFTLLGPSGCGKTTLLRMIAGFNTIEGGEFHFDENIINDLDPSKRNIGMVFQNYAIFPHLTVRANVEFGLNNRDYNKKEIGPMADKFLKLMQIYEYRDRMPENLSGGQQQRVALARALVIAPDVLLMDEPLSNLDAKLRLEMRQAIRDIQKEVGITTVYVTHDQEEAMAISDRIAVMNLGEIQQIGTPQTIYHRPVNEFVANFIGRTNLILADCEENEVDVLGHKVRIKDLDYKGKVKVSIRPEEFMLTDDKTTIKAVVKDTVFLGLNTHYFIELPNKQIVEVIKESMIDNMIEPGTEVYLTINTEKVNVYTEDGSKNLVIAHEN from the coding sequence ATGAGCGTAGCGATAGACATAAAGAATGCCTTAAAAAAATACGGAGATAATGTCATTATTCCGGACCTGAGTCTGAAAATCAAAGATGGAGAGTTTTTTACATTGCTGGGTCCATCGGGATGTGGAAAAACGACTCTGTTGAGAATGATTGCCGGTTTTAACACCATTGAAGGCGGGGAATTCCATTTTGATGAGAATATCATCAATGATCTGGACCCGAGCAAAAGAAACATCGGTATGGTTTTCCAGAATTATGCTATATTCCCCCATTTGACAGTCAGGGCGAATGTGGAGTTCGGTTTAAACAACAGGGACTATAACAAAAAAGAGATCGGCCCGATGGCTGATAAATTCCTGAAATTGATGCAGATCTATGAATATAGGGACAGAATGCCGGAAAACTTATCCGGCGGTCAGCAGCAGAGAGTCGCCCTTGCGAGAGCCCTGGTGATAGCGCCGGATGTGCTGCTAATGGATGAGCCCCTATCCAATCTGGACGCTAAACTCCGTCTGGAAATGCGTCAGGCCATAAGGGATATACAAAAGGAAGTGGGGATAACCACGGTTTACGTGACTCATGACCAGGAAGAGGCCATGGCTATCAGCGACAGAATCGCAGTTATGAATCTCGGTGAGATTCAGCAGATCGGCACGCCCCAGACCATCTACCACCGTCCCGTTAATGAATTCGTCGCCAATTTTATCGGCCGTACGAATTTGATACTCGCCGATTGCGAAGAAAATGAAGTTGATGTGCTGGGTCATAAAGTCCGGATTAAAGATCTGGATTACAAAGGCAAGGTCAAAGTGTCGATCCGTCCGGAAGAGTTTATGCTGACCGACGATAAAACCACCATTAAAGCCGTTGTAAAAGATACCGTATTCTTAGGGTTGAACACGCACTACTTTATTGAGCTGCCCAACAAGCAGATAGTGGAAGTGATTAAAGAAAGCATGATCGATAATATGATCGAACCGGGAACCGAAGTCTATTTAACCATCAACACGGAGAAGGTGAATGTTTATACGGAAGACGGCTCCAAAAATCTGGTGATCGCCCATGAGAATTAA